One window from the genome of Gimesia aquarii encodes:
- a CDS encoding M56 family metallopeptidase yields the protein MNLSESTFVQIIWQQFWQCSLLVFAVFLICKFIKFRQSHLTFILWLIVLLKFMTPPLWSSSSGLFCWVQGIQRPGAHQALTNQDQHALTLTESIRQLIGDDVQKLPDVEATAPAVQITVHDGSQKKNPLSDIENSALKPDTTLTQQEWYSARPFFWYSGFVLWGLIAASIVAVMVIRYWQCRQILRTSSMVHDPELDQLLSRLSVELRVKRRVRLLITKSRIGPAVIGLFRPTIILPQAIVDSRSKKELEPILAHELIHIRRGDLWVGLLQLTASIVWWFHPLVWFTGRRLKLEVEQCCDEEVLAELDCEPGLYAKCLLEVLELKHTLKSVPVVPGVRPVEITSKRLERIMKLGQGCQKQTPWWCWMVLIVLSATVLPGAAFVVSAADQQAEKATKSTNADLLIIQNKSKEKETSSPNQTRTQHQDKNISSSPSSSVLKFLYATEELQNPKAQTVRVYSIKELMEKGYKDVGESRAKAELIEKVRSFVNKQKRKEEILPQPNTQLANPLMKKAAGSHFAGRLFIKDDHFIVLSEDPGVHKHAAQAIQELSESVFTKLQIITKIKVISVPQTLISKISDRRKEVKVIEVNKFGPMRGATKTNDPFSDSSEIENKAITFETLVANRSQSLIYELLDTKRAKEIQKMIQATESTLLSSPVITMMNGQTASIAQKEKPVFENQFAGAGQRFQLNNYGFNLNARPMFPEKGGNQKTGRLEYEITFSKNKGVVKQNTIDLNSKQRKVVELPMINEFRFADSTQIQLGETLLVGGFKMDQNAKKPQVLLLMIQLEKVKPVTDLLMFGIGVNSDVGVIGHIIIDESNFEDNLITKTYPVADLVVPLPRKIVTSQKLTPTMLPPVKPRFEPLIELIKKNVTPENWRNEKKQTGSIMAYKETLSLVVRHTREAHDQITELLQKLRAFQDLMIYLDFQLVQTDHLQKWFKEWERSEVRALQDLLKQLKARNLKEGILLDLQHADLMKQMAQRTEHLNILQAPKLSLFNGQSIEFDLKTTLESQKNSPFRIQLRTELPEKQTLRLSMAINANDALDVLSNLKSMAIPNGKSVLIDITDQVSGREPAFLPFQFSNQNQPEPKKHKRYFLLISPSVMNLSESEETLNLEPPGR from the coding sequence ATGAATCTGAGTGAATCAACGTTCGTCCAAATTATCTGGCAGCAGTTCTGGCAATGCTCGTTGTTAGTGTTTGCCGTCTTTCTGATCTGTAAATTTATCAAATTCCGGCAATCACATCTGACTTTTATATTGTGGTTAATTGTCTTACTGAAATTTATGACGCCTCCCCTATGGAGCAGTTCCAGTGGTCTATTTTGCTGGGTGCAGGGAATTCAGAGACCAGGAGCACACCAAGCTCTCACAAATCAAGACCAGCACGCGCTCACTCTGACGGAATCGATTCGACAACTCATTGGCGATGATGTGCAGAAGCTGCCGGATGTAGAGGCAACAGCACCGGCCGTTCAAATTACCGTTCATGATGGATCTCAGAAAAAGAATCCCTTATCGGACATTGAGAATTCTGCTTTGAAACCTGATACCACACTCACTCAACAAGAATGGTATTCAGCGCGCCCATTTTTCTGGTATAGCGGATTTGTTCTCTGGGGCTTGATCGCAGCCAGCATTGTGGCTGTGATGGTGATCCGTTACTGGCAATGTCGGCAAATATTGCGCACTTCGAGTATGGTTCATGATCCAGAACTGGATCAATTACTGTCGCGTCTAAGTGTGGAATTACGAGTCAAACGAAGAGTCAGGCTGTTAATCACTAAAAGCCGCATCGGACCGGCAGTGATTGGATTATTTCGCCCCACGATCATTTTGCCTCAAGCGATTGTCGATTCTCGTTCAAAGAAAGAACTGGAACCTATTTTGGCGCATGAGTTGATTCATATTCGACGGGGTGACTTATGGGTTGGTTTGTTGCAACTGACAGCCTCGATTGTGTGGTGGTTTCATCCGCTGGTCTGGTTTACGGGACGGCGTTTGAAGCTTGAAGTTGAGCAGTGTTGTGATGAAGAAGTTCTGGCAGAGCTAGATTGTGAGCCCGGCTTGTATGCAAAATGTTTGCTGGAAGTGCTGGAGTTAAAACATACATTGAAATCAGTTCCTGTGGTGCCGGGCGTGCGTCCGGTGGAAATTACCTCAAAACGTTTGGAGCGAATTATGAAATTGGGACAAGGATGTCAAAAGCAAACACCCTGGTGGTGCTGGATGGTTTTAATCGTTTTATCAGCAACGGTATTGCCTGGTGCGGCTTTTGTGGTTTCTGCAGCGGACCAACAAGCTGAAAAAGCGACGAAGAGTACTAATGCCGACCTGTTGATTATTCAAAACAAAAGTAAGGAGAAGGAGACGAGTTCACCGAATCAAACCAGGACACAACATCAAGATAAAAATATCTCAAGTTCGCCTTCCTCTTCGGTTCTCAAATTCTTATACGCAACAGAAGAATTACAAAATCCAAAAGCGCAAACCGTACGTGTTTATTCTATCAAAGAGCTAATGGAAAAAGGCTACAAAGATGTAGGTGAATCACGCGCAAAAGCCGAATTGATCGAAAAAGTCCGTTCGTTCGTGAACAAGCAGAAAAGAAAAGAGGAAATCTTACCCCAACCGAACACTCAACTCGCGAATCCATTAATGAAGAAAGCAGCTGGCTCCCATTTTGCGGGAAGATTATTCATCAAGGATGATCATTTCATTGTTTTGAGTGAAGATCCAGGTGTTCACAAACATGCAGCGCAAGCGATACAAGAGCTATCTGAGTCTGTTTTCACAAAGCTACAGATCATAACGAAAATCAAAGTCATATCCGTTCCACAAACATTAATCTCAAAAATCAGTGATCGACGGAAAGAAGTCAAAGTCATTGAAGTCAACAAATTTGGCCCCATGCGTGGAGCAACGAAAACGAATGATCCATTTTCGGACAGTTCAGAGATTGAAAACAAAGCCATCACATTTGAAACTCTGGTTGCCAATCGTAGTCAATCACTGATCTATGAATTACTGGATACAAAGCGTGCTAAAGAAATCCAAAAAATGATACAAGCCACAGAAAGCACGCTTCTATCCTCTCCTGTCATCACGATGATGAATGGTCAAACAGCGAGCATCGCCCAAAAAGAGAAACCGGTTTTTGAAAATCAGTTTGCAGGCGCCGGACAACGTTTTCAATTAAACAACTATGGTTTCAATCTTAACGCACGACCAATGTTCCCAGAAAAAGGTGGGAATCAAAAAACAGGTAGACTCGAATACGAAATCACATTCTCAAAAAACAAAGGTGTGGTGAAACAGAACACCATTGATTTGAATTCGAAACAACGGAAGGTCGTTGAACTTCCGATGATAAACGAATTTCGGTTTGCAGATTCAACACAGATTCAATTAGGAGAGACGCTATTAGTAGGTGGTTTTAAAATGGATCAGAACGCAAAAAAGCCGCAAGTGCTTTTATTGATGATCCAGTTAGAAAAGGTCAAACCAGTCACGGATCTTCTCATGTTTGGTATCGGTGTCAACAGCGATGTCGGTGTCATAGGGCATATTATTATTGATGAGTCTAATTTCGAGGACAATTTAATCACGAAAACCTATCCGGTTGCTGATCTGGTAGTTCCCTTACCGCGTAAAATCGTCACCTCTCAGAAGCTTACTCCAACGATGCTACCGCCTGTCAAGCCTCGTTTTGAACCATTGATTGAACTGATCAAGAAAAACGTCACTCCTGAAAATTGGAGAAATGAAAAAAAGCAAACGGGCTCGATCATGGCATATAAAGAAACACTTTCTCTGGTTGTCCGACACACGAGAGAAGCCCACGACCAAATTACTGAGTTATTGCAAAAATTGAGAGCCTTTCAAGATCTGATGATCTATCTCGATTTTCAACTGGTCCAAACTGATCATTTACAGAAATGGTTTAAAGAGTGGGAACGATCTGAAGTCCGGGCTCTGCAAGACCTTTTAAAACAATTGAAAGCTCGAAATTTAAAAGAAGGAATCCTACTTGATCTACAACATGCTGACTTAATGAAACAAATGGCACAACGGACTGAACACCTCAATATTCTGCAAGCCCCGAAACTCTCACTTTTCAATGGGCAGTCAATAGAATTCGATCTCAAAACGACTCTTGAATCTCAAAAAAACTCACCGTTTCGAATTCAGTTACGAACCGAGCTACCGGAAAAACAAACGCTGCGACTCTCGATGGCCATCAATGCCAATGATGCGTTGGATGTTTTATCCAACCTGAAAAGCATGGCCATTCCCAACGGGAAATCTGTATTGATTGACATCACGGACCAAGTTAGTGGCAGGGAACCTGCATTTCTGCCGTTCCAGTTTTCTAACCAAAATCAGCCGGAGCCAAAAAAACATAAACGGTATTTCCTTCTGATTAGCCCCTCTGTCATGAACCTATCCGAATCGGAAGAGACGCTTAATCTAGAACCACCCGGACGTTAA
- a CDS encoding BlaI/MecI/CopY family transcriptional regulator: protein MTERPALSKGEIEVARALWELKHGTVREVFESFPESRGIDFTTVQTYLRRLEQKGYVNVKLEGRTRVYSPRVKPRTVIRETVDDLVDRLFAGETFPLMQHLIEDRNVSQEDLDALKTLLDQLTEERNESE, encoded by the coding sequence ATGACAGAACGACCCGCACTATCCAAAGGCGAAATCGAAGTCGCCCGTGCACTCTGGGAACTGAAACACGGCACAGTACGTGAGGTGTTTGAATCGTTTCCAGAATCGCGAGGCATTGATTTCACAACCGTCCAGACGTACTTAAGAAGACTGGAGCAAAAGGGGTATGTCAATGTGAAGCTCGAAGGCCGAACTCGTGTTTATTCACCTCGTGTGAAACCACGTACTGTCATTCGTGAAACTGTGGATGATCTGGTTGACCGCCTCTTCGCAGGAGAAACTTTCCCTTTAATGCAACATTTAATCGAAGATCGAAACGTCAGCCAGGAAGATTTAGATGCGTTAAAGACTTTGCTTGATCAATTGACGGAGGAACGAAATGAATCTGAGTGA
- a CDS encoding DUF2617 family protein yields the protein MSVRSARPKVNDLIFRLIGRSIHPELYTTCTSAEVHQKNYSAVLKICETGHIASIQHKEKTVCEILTSFQNPLPSQKRVLEKPVRGCRSESAQLESGLYYQVSYQLEELDYVIFNNLHEEYMMDSQKADLAYHFVSESRITPGALSIVDFEANQTSLLIHAFHTFPEELAVVKTQSLFEF from the coding sequence ATGAGTGTCCGATCTGCCAGACCGAAAGTAAATGATTTGATCTTTCGCTTGATTGGGCGTTCTATACATCCCGAGCTTTACACCACTTGCACTTCGGCGGAGGTGCATCAGAAGAATTATTCTGCTGTATTGAAGATCTGTGAAACGGGGCATATTGCCAGTATTCAGCACAAAGAAAAAACCGTTTGTGAGATTCTGACTTCGTTTCAGAATCCCCTTCCCAGCCAGAAACGAGTGCTGGAAAAGCCCGTTCGTGGCTGTCGTTCTGAATCTGCACAATTGGAATCGGGGCTCTATTATCAGGTCAGCTACCAGTTAGAAGAGCTTGATTATGTGATTTTTAATAATCTGCATGAAGAATATATGATGGATTCCCAAAAGGCCGATCTGGCTTATCATTTTGTCTCAGAAAGCCGTATCACTCCCGGGGCTCTAAGTATCGTTGATTTTGAAGCGAACCAGACAAGCCTGCTGATTCATGCATTTCACACGTTTCCCGAAGAATTAGCGGTTGTGAAAACACAGTCTTTGTTTGAATTTTAA
- a CDS encoding CPBP family intramembrane glutamic endopeptidase, which translates to MTQKKHSQSEMTLTVDSYWLEARQPLVCLVFLAPLLVIYELGVISMGGNQPELIRNGADYWMRSWLSQLGFTHTFLLPCLIVSTLLIWHICCKNPWKISAETLMGMFAESLLFAFCLIILGQVQDLAFQQLPEPTMMFIERESASRVVSFVGAGVYEEVMFRLLLLPLCYLLFRGMMLKVRWSAVLAIVTTSLIFSLAHYIGATGDQFSVFSFTFRTLAGLFFAGLFFLRGFGITVGAHATYDIIVGVMLVSGP; encoded by the coding sequence ATGACGCAAAAAAAACATTCTCAAAGCGAAATGACTCTAACCGTTGATAGTTATTGGTTAGAGGCCAGGCAGCCACTTGTCTGTCTGGTATTTCTTGCGCCGTTGTTGGTGATCTATGAATTGGGGGTGATCTCCATGGGCGGGAACCAACCGGAATTGATTCGCAACGGTGCCGACTATTGGATGCGAAGCTGGCTCTCTCAACTGGGGTTCACACATACCTTTTTACTGCCTTGCCTGATTGTGAGCACACTGCTGATTTGGCACATCTGTTGTAAAAACCCCTGGAAAATTTCTGCAGAAACTTTGATGGGGATGTTTGCGGAAAGCCTGCTGTTCGCTTTCTGTCTCATCATATTGGGGCAGGTACAGGATTTGGCTTTTCAGCAATTACCCGAGCCAACGATGATGTTCATCGAACGAGAATCTGCTTCGCGCGTCGTCAGTTTTGTTGGTGCAGGCGTTTATGAGGAAGTGATGTTTCGTCTCTTATTGCTGCCTCTCTGTTATCTGCTCTTCAGAGGTATGATGCTGAAAGTACGCTGGTCTGCAGTCCTGGCGATCGTTACGACTAGCCTTATCTTTTCATTGGCACATTATATTGGTGCTACCGGAGATCAGTTTTCCGTCTTCAGCTTCACTTTTCGGACTCTGGCTGGTCTCTTTTTTGCCGGTCTCTTTTTTCTCCGCGGATTTGGTATCACCGTCGGCGCGCATGCAACGTACGATATTATCGTCGGTGTGATGCTGGTCAGTGGGCCCTGA
- a CDS encoding HD-GYP domain-containing protein: MNHSTRLLRWLAPSIREEREEWKTLRLKSEPAEVIDSDDTQFQKLSSAYRELHQQNLELTIPKPQHTLIQLQNRVQVILERCRLYLGSEPTHSLCHTQLPILERILNSVREEQQYIRQQLLLSQTALHYVSQLKESTLEIWTKPFCSPNYLLNLLRKIKNDDVHLTSPGEFLFLSIEDFLAVAQQQSSDEDMPVYARGLETARLIYFVSRQHEDWQKNVDFLMLAGLLHDFGWLMLKNQNPDKDVSQSRLLHDERGEHPVLGAALLGGLRGFPGDSYLPEVISQHHERLDGTGYPRRLHTYALNEHSQRMAVVCRYLELKNNRRELTADGIRSYDMEEVAFAAALQLYREAKRGEWDQRAVDQTLSALDTNLPEELRETDQKNDLFSLKRFQHYRQDASHTQPMKPHIHSSSKHESVKQALENQQES, encoded by the coding sequence GTGAACCATTCCACCAGATTACTCCGCTGGCTTGCACCCTCAATTCGTGAGGAACGTGAAGAATGGAAGACGCTTCGTTTGAAATCAGAGCCAGCAGAAGTGATTGACTCTGACGACACACAGTTCCAAAAGCTCAGCAGTGCGTACCGGGAACTGCACCAGCAAAATCTGGAACTCACCATTCCCAAACCACAACACACGCTCATTCAGTTACAAAATCGCGTGCAAGTGATTCTCGAGCGTTGTCGGCTTTACCTGGGTTCTGAACCGACCCATTCACTTTGCCACACACAACTGCCCATTCTAGAACGAATTCTTAACTCTGTTCGAGAAGAGCAGCAATACATCAGACAACAATTACTGCTGAGTCAAACGGCTCTACATTATGTGAGCCAGTTGAAAGAGTCCACACTAGAGATCTGGACAAAGCCATTTTGCAGCCCGAACTACCTGTTGAATCTGTTGAGAAAAATTAAAAACGATGATGTGCATTTGACTTCCCCGGGTGAGTTTCTATTTCTTTCAATCGAAGATTTTCTGGCTGTTGCTCAACAACAGTCCTCCGATGAAGATATGCCCGTTTACGCAAGGGGCCTGGAAACCGCGCGGTTGATTTACTTCGTCAGCAGGCAACATGAGGACTGGCAAAAAAATGTTGACTTTCTGATGCTGGCCGGTTTATTGCACGATTTTGGCTGGTTGATGTTGAAAAATCAGAATCCTGATAAAGATGTTTCTCAAAGCAGGCTGTTACATGATGAACGGGGGGAACATCCAGTCCTGGGAGCGGCATTGCTCGGAGGATTGCGTGGATTTCCAGGAGACTCATATCTACCTGAAGTGATCTCTCAACATCATGAACGGCTTGATGGCACTGGTTATCCGCGCAGGTTACACACCTATGCCTTAAACGAACATTCGCAACGTATGGCAGTGGTTTGTCGCTATCTGGAGTTGAAAAACAACCGGCGGGAGTTGACGGCAGACGGTATTCGATCTTACGACATGGAAGAGGTAGCATTTGCAGCAGCATTGCAGCTTTATCGGGAAGCGAAACGTGGCGAATGGGATCAACGGGCCGTCGACCAAACTCTATCAGCTCTTGACACAAATCTGCCAGAAGAGTTGAGAGAAACCGACCAGAAGAATGATCTGTTTTCCCTCAAGCGTTTTCAACACTATCGCCAGGACGCATCACACACGCAGCCAATGAAACCTCATATTCATTCCAGTTCAAAGCATGAATCAGTCAAACAGGCTTTAGAGAACCAACAAGAGTCATGA
- a CDS encoding serine O-acetyltransferase, whose product MATDFQQKERLPEITDRIVETYHELDRIHHLGHCPLPSQDAVIEAAQELKELIFPGYRRRQNLHMGNVVYHVGNIVDSLHDILTTQIGRALRHQYVQTHGADCEKLPSIDFEAEGQKKTMLFLETIPEIRRALSTDVQAALDGDPAASCADEIIFCYPGLEAITIYRIAHELYELDVPIIPRMLSEWAHSQTGIDIHPGATIGHSFFIDHGTGVVIGETCEIAEHVKIYQGVTLGAVSFPKDSEGRIIREQKRHPTIEKGVVIYANATILGGDTIIGQDAVIGASVSLMKSVVPNTIVTIEKPSLRFREAS is encoded by the coding sequence ATGGCTACGGATTTTCAGCAAAAAGAGCGACTTCCTGAAATTACCGACCGAATCGTGGAGACCTATCACGAACTGGACAGAATTCATCATTTAGGACACTGCCCACTTCCGAGTCAGGACGCAGTAATCGAAGCTGCTCAGGAACTGAAGGAATTGATCTTTCCAGGTTATCGCCGTCGTCAAAATCTGCATATGGGAAATGTGGTCTACCATGTGGGAAATATCGTTGATTCTCTGCACGATATTCTGACAACGCAGATTGGGCGTGCCTTAAGACACCAGTATGTTCAAACACATGGCGCTGATTGCGAAAAGCTGCCCAGTATTGATTTCGAAGCAGAAGGACAAAAGAAAACGATGCTGTTTCTGGAGACCATTCCTGAAATCAGGCGGGCTCTTTCAACTGATGTGCAGGCAGCCCTGGATGGTGATCCGGCTGCATCCTGTGCCGATGAAATCATCTTTTGCTATCCTGGTCTGGAAGCGATTACCATTTATCGAATTGCACACGAGCTTTACGAATTGGATGTTCCCATCATTCCTCGTATGTTGTCGGAGTGGGCACATTCTCAGACCGGAATTGATATTCACCCCGGTGCTACTATTGGCCATTCGTTCTTTATTGATCACGGTACCGGTGTTGTGATTGGTGAAACATGCGAAATTGCCGAGCATGTGAAAATTTATCAGGGGGTTACGTTGGGAGCGGTCAGTTTTCCCAAGGATTCAGAAGGTCGCATTATTCGCGAGCAGAAACGCCATCCCACCATCGAAAAGGGAGTCGTCATTTATGCGAATGCAACCATTCTGGGAGGCGATACCATCATCGGCCAGGATGCCGTCATTGGGGCCAGTGTCTCTTTGATGAAAAGCGTCGTCCCCAATACGATTGTCACAATCGAAAAACCTTCACTTCGATTTCGTGAAGCGTCCTGA
- a CDS encoding FHA domain-containing protein has product MVVESSHQYSLEIIKGKTNFPVRPVQDNRLTIGAGSCCGLQLAGSNMPILHTVIQIEQGKALIEAIAPQPKLLLNGIPIQTSPLSDGDSISIGPIEFVFRVARPQLSMSTPIARLSGSPLETSAHITPDKRDHSMTNETTLKNLSASELVDLMEQDFQLIQQYENRRNQGAAALLSHVHQMKEKQEEQQLQDQEVLSEQEQLELLADLEAMMEELTQFSEELQQRADQLTSREKQYESAAASLLETQEKLASQLDRTLDHVGSIEKDHNDDGESKRAIA; this is encoded by the coding sequence GTGGTTGTAGAATCCTCTCACCAGTATTCTCTGGAAATCATTAAAGGGAAAACTAATTTTCCCGTCCGCCCTGTTCAAGACAATCGCTTAACGATTGGTGCGGGGTCTTGTTGTGGTCTCCAGTTAGCCGGATCTAATATGCCAATCTTGCATACGGTGATCCAGATCGAACAGGGAAAAGCCCTGATCGAAGCCATTGCTCCTCAACCAAAACTATTACTCAATGGAATTCCAATTCAGACATCACCTCTGTCTGATGGCGATTCCATTAGCATTGGGCCCATCGAATTTGTTTTTCGTGTAGCCCGTCCACAATTATCAATGAGCACTCCCATTGCTAGATTATCTGGTTCGCCACTTGAGACGAGCGCTCATATCACTCCGGACAAAAGAGATCACTCAATGACGAATGAAACTACTCTTAAAAACCTGTCTGCATCTGAGCTTGTTGACTTGATGGAGCAGGACTTCCAATTGATCCAACAATATGAAAATCGAAGAAACCAGGGAGCTGCTGCGTTACTGTCACACGTTCATCAAATGAAAGAAAAACAGGAAGAACAACAGCTTCAGGATCAGGAAGTACTTTCTGAGCAGGAGCAATTGGAGCTGCTGGCTGATCTCGAAGCGATGATGGAAGAATTGACTCAATTTTCCGAAGAGCTGCAGCAACGAGCTGACCAGTTAACCAGCCGTGAAAAACAATACGAGTCTGCTGCCGCTTCGCTATTGGAAACCCAAGAGAAACTCGCCTCACAACTTGACCGAACTTTGGACCATGTAGGATCGATCGAGAAAGACCATAACGATGATGGCGAATCAAAACGTGCGATTGCCTAA
- the bioD gene encoding dethiobiotin synthase has protein sequence MDVFPLNIPGLMILGTDTDVGKTYVSTAIARQLISEGIATGAYKPACSGSIQERNSGDYYWNDIELLSESINRTFPLERICPQKFHAPLAPPVAARKEGRQIDHDLLWQGALWWQDQVEFLIVEGVGGVLCPLTENTLVVDFAAELKFPVLVVARAGLGTINHSLLTVEALQNRGLCVAGIILNDVDPELSDESRSSNAEQIQQWTTVPVLSFVPFEWQSNLLHHQTQDRIDWVQLALHPSRFVIKE, from the coding sequence GTGGACGTTTTTCCATTAAATATACCCGGTTTGATGATCCTGGGCACTGATACTGATGTGGGGAAGACTTATGTTTCCACTGCCATCGCCCGGCAATTAATATCCGAAGGAATCGCAACGGGTGCGTACAAACCCGCCTGTAGCGGCAGTATCCAGGAACGGAATTCTGGAGATTATTACTGGAATGATATCGAATTGCTTTCAGAGTCAATCAACCGAACATTCCCATTGGAACGGATCTGTCCACAAAAGTTTCATGCACCACTGGCTCCACCGGTGGCCGCGCGCAAGGAGGGCAGACAGATTGACCATGACCTTTTGTGGCAAGGAGCACTCTGGTGGCAGGATCAAGTTGAGTTTTTGATTGTGGAAGGGGTCGGAGGCGTTCTCTGCCCCCTAACAGAAAATACGTTAGTTGTGGATTTTGCTGCAGAATTGAAATTTCCGGTTTTGGTTGTAGCACGCGCGGGGCTGGGAACCATAAATCACAGTCTTTTGACCGTCGAGGCGTTACAGAACCGGGGCTTGTGTGTTGCCGGCATCATACTGAACGACGTCGATCCAGAACTCAGTGATGAATCAAGGTCATCCAATGCCGAACAGATTCAGCAATGGACGACCGTTCCGGTTTTGTCTTTTGTCCCCTTTGAATGGCAGTCGAACTTGCTTCACCATCAGACTCAGGACAGAATAGACTGGGTACAGCTAGCACTTCACCCATCGCGTTTTGTCATCAAAGAATGA